One window of Candidatus Mycobacterium wuenschmannii genomic DNA carries:
- a CDS encoding DUF732 domain-containing protein: protein MSDLGSTAESMWRFGDRDKDVEVRDDGPMTHLTVRVLGVAALGLVALGPVTSAGADPGLDASFLDALTKAGITIKSETGAIKAGKSACGMMDQGRPEIDVVQLVTRQNPGLDTTRAAQFTAIAASAYCPQHLRRAADSPSPPSPMPAG from the coding sequence TTGTCCGATCTTGGCAGCACTGCGGAGTCGATGTGGCGCTTCGGTGATCGCGACAAAGACGTCGAGGTGCGCGACGATGGACCGATGACACATCTGACGGTGCGGGTGCTGGGGGTTGCCGCGCTGGGCCTGGTCGCGCTCGGGCCGGTCACCTCGGCGGGTGCGGACCCGGGTCTTGACGCGAGCTTCCTGGACGCCCTGACCAAGGCGGGCATCACGATCAAGAGCGAAACCGGCGCGATCAAGGCCGGGAAGTCCGCCTGCGGAATGATGGACCAGGGTCGCCCGGAAATCGATGTCGTCCAGCTCGTGACGAGGCAGAATCCGGGTCTGGATACGACCAGGGCGGCTCAGTTCACGGCAATCGCCGCCAGCGCGTACTGCCCGCAGCACCTCCGGCGTGCCGCCGACTCGCCGTCCCCTCCGTCGCCGATGCCGGCGGGCTGA
- a CDS encoding DUF732 domain-containing protein: MRSLLAGLGVAVALSLAIPVGADPGVDASFVDALTKAGIGFNDPKNAVEAAKSACALMDEGKSQFDVVQLVMQQNSRVTTVNAAKFTAIASSAYCPQYLQRLKDGGGPSRQPDGGVGASGGAQQ, from the coding sequence ATGCGAAGTCTTCTGGCCGGGCTCGGCGTCGCAGTGGCGCTGAGTCTGGCGATCCCGGTGGGCGCCGACCCCGGTGTCGACGCCAGCTTTGTCGACGCGCTGACCAAGGCCGGCATCGGCTTCAACGACCCCAAGAATGCCGTCGAGGCGGCGAAGTCGGCGTGTGCGTTGATGGACGAGGGCAAGTCACAGTTCGACGTGGTTCAGCTTGTGATGCAACAGAATTCGCGAGTCACGACTGTCAACGCCGCCAAGTTCACTGCCATCGCGTCGAGCGCTTACTGCCCGCAATACCTGCAGCGGCTCAAAGACGGCGGCGGCCCGTCTCGGCAGCCGGACGGCGGAGTGGGAGCATCGGGCGGCGCGCAGCAGTAG
- a CDS encoding IS481 family transposase, which yields MSHANARLTVHGRALLVDRIIGGRRPVAHVAAELGVSRQCAHRWVRRFRELGSAGLADRSSRPQRCPRRTAPEIEAQVIALRLRERRGQDWIGAELGVSPRTVSTILRRHQVPYLRDCDPLTGTPIRASKTTAVRYERARPGELIHMDVKKIGRIPAGGGWKANGRAAGDTYAHKVAGTGFDYVHSAVDDHSRLAYSEILADEKGQTCAAFLTRAATYFAAYGVTSIERVITDNHFSYRRSAAVADVIASLNATHKFIRPHCPWQNGKVERFNRTLQTEWAYRQIFTTNDARSAALAPWLDHYNNQRRHTALGGQPPISRLTTTS from the coding sequence GTGTCCCACGCTAATGCCCGTTTGACCGTTCACGGCCGCGCTTTGCTCGTCGATCGAATCATCGGTGGTCGACGACCGGTTGCCCATGTCGCGGCCGAACTGGGTGTTTCACGACAGTGCGCGCATCGCTGGGTGCGGCGTTTCCGCGAGCTCGGATCGGCGGGTTTGGCGGATCGATCGTCACGGCCGCAGCGGTGCCCGCGCCGTACGGCACCCGAGATCGAAGCTCAGGTGATCGCCCTGCGTCTGCGCGAGCGCCGCGGCCAAGACTGGATCGGGGCCGAGCTTGGAGTCTCGCCGCGCACCGTCAGTACGATCCTGCGACGCCACCAGGTGCCGTATCTGCGTGACTGTGATCCGCTCACCGGCACACCAATCCGCGCATCGAAAACCACCGCGGTCCGCTATGAACGAGCACGACCTGGCGAGCTAATCCATATGGACGTCAAAAAGATTGGCCGCATCCCGGCCGGCGGTGGATGGAAGGCCAACGGCCGGGCTGCCGGAGATACCTACGCCCACAAGGTCGCCGGCACCGGATTCGATTACGTGCACTCAGCTGTCGATGACCACTCCCGTTTGGCGTATTCCGAGATCCTTGCTGACGAGAAAGGCCAAACGTGCGCGGCGTTTCTCACCCGGGCCGCCACGTATTTCGCGGCGTACGGCGTCACCAGCATCGAGCGCGTCATCACCGACAACCACTTCAGTTACCGGCGATCAGCCGCCGTGGCCGACGTGATCGCCTCGCTCAATGCCACGCACAAATTCATCCGTCCGCATTGCCCTTGGCAGAACGGCAAAGTCGAGCGCTTCAACCGAACCCTGCAAACCGAATGGGCCTACCGCCAGATCTTCACCACCAATGACGCCCGCAGCGCAGCCCTTGCCCCCTGGCTTGACCACTACAACAATCAACGACGCCACACAGCACTCGGAGGCCAACCCCCGATCAGCCGACTGACAACAACGTCTTAG
- a CDS encoding PE-PPE domain-containing protein, protein MKKTILGAALCGAAIAFASPANADSNSDFWATASSVIDWLLGPSAGVSSSVSVPGPSDTDFLEGSTNALILGATGMPTPTASYMTEAASLYLDPNGYEGNYASLVALTTPETFSFLPSVQQGQEDLVNAIVSQYEAGDMGCNAAGFCSDPLTIFTYSQSSAIAALAERELSADHIPTDALRFIMLGANPTGVPDNLFPTEVYNIDGDVWAQPTTIGSTWQEILLGLGLHEAYLGLTQDQLSSATSVVDGLTTIHDIPTLTIPELWDALINVWFGQ, encoded by the coding sequence ATGAAAAAAACCATTCTCGGTGCCGCATTGTGCGGCGCCGCCATAGCCTTTGCCAGTCCGGCCAATGCCGATTCCAACAGCGACTTCTGGGCCACAGCGTCCAGTGTCATCGACTGGCTGCTCGGTCCGAGCGCCGGCGTCTCTAGCAGCGTTTCGGTGCCAGGGCCGTCCGACACCGATTTCCTGGAGGGGTCAACCAACGCACTCATTCTCGGTGCGACCGGAATGCCGACGCCGACCGCCTCCTATATGACCGAGGCGGCAAGCCTGTACCTCGATCCCAATGGCTACGAAGGCAACTACGCGTCGCTGGTGGCGTTGACAACGCCGGAGACCTTCAGCTTCCTGCCGAGCGTGCAGCAGGGTCAAGAAGATCTCGTCAACGCGATCGTCTCCCAGTACGAGGCTGGGGACATGGGCTGCAACGCGGCGGGCTTCTGCAGCGACCCGCTGACGATTTTCACGTATTCACAGAGCAGCGCAATCGCCGCTCTGGCTGAACGCGAACTCTCTGCTGACCACATCCCCACCGACGCCTTGCGATTCATCATGCTCGGCGCCAACCCAACCGGCGTCCCCGACAACCTGTTCCCGACCGAGGTGTACAACATCGACGGCGACGTCTGGGCGCAGCCGACCACCATTGGCTCGACGTGGCAGGAGATCCTGCTCGGCCTGGGCCTTCACGAGGCATATCTCGGACTGACACAAGACCAACTCAGTTCGGCCACCTCGGTCGTCGACGGGCTGACGACGATTCACGACATCCCGACTCTCACCATTCCGGAATTGTGGGACGCGTTGATCAACGTGTGGTTCGGGCAGTAA
- a CDS encoding PE-PPE domain-containing protein gives MKKTILAAALCGVAIAFSGTAKADSSNDWLSGLTAIDNWFAEMAAASSTNNWLTALIGLENLFNPGNGSLPDPVGGGDGAEFLSGSTHALVLGATGVSTPSANYVSDALNLYLEPNGYDGNFDSALALTTPETFSFDSSVSQGEQILINTIVADYNAGDMGCNAAGICSDPLTIFTYSQSSLIASLAEQQLSADKIPDDALRFVMLGANPLGAPNDLFPTMIYDINGDTWAQPGSLGTSWQDLLTGMVLHEVYLGLTPSEIASASTVTDGMTILHELPTLTGTAFWDALIGAFGAGAS, from the coding sequence ATGAAAAAGACGATTTTGGCCGCCGCGCTTTGCGGCGTTGCCATTGCTTTTTCCGGCACCGCGAAAGCCGACAGCAGCAACGATTGGTTGTCCGGTTTGACCGCCATTGACAACTGGTTCGCCGAGATGGCTGCTGCGAGTAGTACCAACAACTGGTTGACGGCTCTGATTGGTCTCGAAAATCTTTTCAATCCAGGTAACGGATCGCTGCCAGATCCGGTTGGCGGCGGCGACGGTGCCGAATTCCTGTCGGGTTCGACCCACGCACTGGTCCTCGGTGCCACCGGCGTATCGACACCGAGCGCCAACTATGTCAGCGACGCATTGAACCTCTATCTCGAGCCCAACGGGTACGACGGAAATTTCGATTCGGCGTTGGCGCTGACCACCCCGGAAACCTTCAGCTTCGATTCGAGCGTGTCCCAAGGTGAGCAGATCCTGATCAATACCATTGTCGCCGACTACAACGCAGGTGACATGGGCTGTAACGCCGCCGGCATCTGCAGCGATCCGCTGACAATTTTCACCTACTCGCAGAGCAGCCTGATCGCGTCTCTTGCGGAGCAGCAACTTTCTGCCGACAAAATCCCCGACGACGCGCTCCGGTTCGTGATGCTCGGGGCCAACCCGCTCGGCGCTCCGAATGACCTCTTCCCGACGATGATCTACGACATCAACGGCGATACCTGGGCCCAACCCGGCTCACTGGGCACAAGCTGGCAGGACCTGCTCACGGGAATGGTCTTGCACGAGGTTTACCTGGGGCTGACTCCGTCCGAAATTGCTTCGGCCTCTACCGTCACCGATGGAATGACGATCCTTCACGAGCTTCCAACGCTTACCGGAACGGCATTCTGGGACGCGCTGATCGGCGCCTTCGGCGCGGGGGCCAGCTAG
- a CDS encoding SpoIIE family protein phosphatase: MPDRSDELQVARDQIEQLVQAIVEIGSDLDLHGTLERIVKAAIELTGATSGVLGIRGADAGFASFINAGIDADLARRFGRLPIGDGLRIDDLGAHAQAIEVEAGALRVRALLAIPITVRADDFGTLFLADDRLGHVFSDAQDRAARALASAAAVAIDNARLFERERETAKWTTASREITTALLSGDPQTGPLQLIVNRALELAEAEQAILLVPGESDLPVEQIDTLVVAAAAGRYTSQVIGQQVPMKRSTTGSVVRSGIPLITDSFQYPIEGFTDVGERPAIVIPLIADEAALGVIAVARNPQQPPFSTDYLELVSDFASHAAIALALAAGREHSLNRQLAQADTVDDALRGAAEELRRLWRARRVLTATFPRRGSSEYAGEEPQLLSVGEAARWDELPLRLRDNLRSLRDGDLLRPYISEPGSAGIAVQHPSGVLAVWIDLVEQRPFTLEDQTLLTMQAGRLGQGLQRVHQVDQQRETALALQHAILGPAHLPQGFAVRYQAASRPLQVGGDWYDIVDLDDGRIGLIVGDCVGHGLAAATVMGQLRSACRALLLERPSPRVALAGLDRFAARLPGARCTTAVCAVLNPQTGELVYSVAGHPPPIVMCADGTTQVLEDGRTIPVGVRPDRARPEARVTLPPRGLLLLYTDGLVERRHFALDDGIARVCDILSEGRTGELEQLANQVMSSLTPSGGYQDDVALLLYRHPAPLALEFPADANRLAEVRGALRDWLRQAGLGPDQIHAVLVAAGEAVANAIEHGHRDHPMGPVTLNATVGATDVKITVVDSGSWKPPEPDAKAHRGRGIALMRALVDDVVINPENGGTTTHLTARID, encoded by the coding sequence ATGCCTGATCGGAGCGACGAGCTGCAGGTTGCTCGCGACCAGATTGAACAGCTCGTTCAGGCCATCGTCGAGATCGGGTCCGATCTCGACCTGCACGGGACGCTGGAACGAATCGTGAAGGCCGCGATCGAGCTGACCGGAGCGACTTCCGGCGTCCTTGGCATCCGCGGGGCGGACGCCGGTTTCGCGTCATTCATCAACGCGGGCATCGACGCCGACTTGGCCCGACGATTCGGTCGGCTCCCGATCGGCGACGGGCTCCGGATCGATGACCTCGGGGCGCATGCCCAGGCGATCGAAGTGGAAGCGGGAGCCTTGCGCGTAAGAGCCTTGCTCGCGATCCCGATCACCGTCCGCGCCGACGATTTCGGCACCCTCTTCCTGGCCGACGACCGGCTCGGACACGTCTTCTCCGATGCGCAGGACCGCGCCGCTCGGGCACTGGCGTCGGCCGCCGCCGTCGCCATCGACAATGCCCGCCTCTTCGAACGCGAGCGTGAAACCGCCAAGTGGACGACGGCGAGTCGCGAGATCACCACCGCGCTGCTGTCTGGCGATCCGCAGACGGGCCCGCTGCAACTGATCGTGAACAGAGCCCTCGAGCTGGCGGAGGCCGAGCAGGCCATTCTGCTGGTGCCGGGGGAGTCCGATCTTCCCGTCGAACAGATCGACACGTTGGTGGTCGCCGCCGCGGCAGGTCGGTATACCTCGCAGGTCATTGGTCAGCAGGTTCCGATGAAGCGCTCGACCACGGGAAGTGTTGTCAGGAGCGGTATACCGCTCATCACCGACTCCTTCCAATATCCGATCGAAGGCTTCACCGATGTCGGCGAGCGTCCGGCGATAGTCATCCCGCTGATTGCCGACGAAGCTGCGCTCGGTGTCATCGCGGTCGCACGAAACCCCCAGCAGCCGCCCTTCAGCACCGACTATCTCGAGCTGGTCAGCGACTTCGCCAGCCACGCGGCAATTGCGTTGGCGCTGGCCGCAGGTCGCGAGCATTCGCTCAATCGTCAACTCGCACAAGCAGATACGGTCGACGATGCCCTTCGTGGGGCGGCGGAGGAGCTGCGTCGGTTGTGGCGTGCCCGCCGCGTCCTCACGGCGACGTTCCCGCGCCGCGGGAGCTCCGAATACGCCGGGGAAGAACCACAATTGTTGTCGGTCGGCGAGGCCGCTCGCTGGGATGAACTGCCGCTTCGGCTGCGCGACAATCTCCGTTCGCTCCGCGACGGCGACCTGCTGCGGCCGTACATCTCCGAGCCGGGTTCGGCCGGCATCGCCGTGCAACACCCCAGCGGGGTGCTCGCTGTCTGGATCGACCTGGTCGAGCAACGACCTTTCACCCTCGAGGACCAGACCCTGTTGACCATGCAAGCCGGTCGTCTCGGGCAGGGCTTGCAGCGAGTGCATCAAGTCGACCAGCAACGAGAAACGGCATTGGCGCTCCAGCACGCCATTCTGGGCCCGGCCCACCTTCCGCAGGGTTTCGCCGTGCGCTATCAGGCGGCGAGCCGGCCCTTGCAGGTCGGCGGCGATTGGTACGACATCGTCGACCTCGACGACGGTCGCATCGGATTGATCGTCGGCGACTGCGTCGGCCACGGTCTCGCCGCGGCGACCGTGATGGGTCAGCTGCGCAGCGCATGCCGCGCCCTGCTCCTCGAACGCCCCAGTCCCCGTGTCGCTTTGGCGGGACTGGATCGGTTCGCCGCACGATTACCGGGGGCTCGGTGCACCACGGCGGTGTGCGCGGTGCTGAATCCGCAGACCGGCGAGTTGGTGTATTCAGTTGCGGGACATCCGCCCCCGATCGTGATGTGTGCCGATGGCACGACACAGGTTCTCGAGGACGGCCGCACGATACCGGTAGGGGTGCGACCCGATCGTGCCCGGCCCGAGGCTCGAGTGACGTTGCCGCCGCGCGGCCTCCTGCTGCTCTACACCGACGGTTTGGTGGAGCGTCGTCACTTTGCCCTGGATGACGGCATCGCCAGAGTCTGCGACATCTTGAGTGAGGGTCGCACGGGCGAATTGGAGCAGCTGGCGAACCAGGTGATGTCCAGCCTGACGCCGAGCGGTGGCTACCAAGATGACGTCGCACTCCTGCTGTACCGGCATCCGGCACCGCTGGCGCTCGAATTCCCGGCCGACGCGAATCGGCTCGCCGAAGTTCGTGGTGCACTGCGTGATTGGCTGCGCCAGGCCGGACTGGGTCCCGACCAGATTCACGCCGTGCTGGTCGCCGCCGGCGAAGCCGTTGCCAACGCGATCGAACACGGCCACCGCGATCACCCGATGGGGCCGGTCACCTTGAATGCGACGGTCGGCGCTACCGACGTGAAGATAACGGTTGTTGATTCGGGTTCCTGGAAACCGCCCGAGCCGGATGCGAAGGCCCATCGCGGTCGCGGAATCGCGCTGATGCGCGCGCTGGTCGACGACGTGGTGATAAATCCTGAAAATGGCGGAACCACAACACATTTGACTGCAAGGATTGACTGA
- a CDS encoding STAS domain-containing protein — MATSLTLKTTRSGAGELVLTATGEIDLSTVEPFARALNAAVAETATDGVLVVDLSAVEYLDSAGVNVMFPHADHIRVIAHPFLVRVFDISGFSELATVQGPTARNPG, encoded by the coding sequence ATGGCGACGTCGCTGACCCTGAAAACCACGCGGTCCGGTGCCGGCGAGCTGGTACTGACCGCGACGGGAGAGATCGACCTGAGCACCGTCGAACCATTCGCTCGGGCACTCAACGCGGCCGTTGCCGAAACGGCCACCGACGGCGTACTCGTCGTCGATCTGAGCGCCGTCGAATATCTGGACAGCGCCGGAGTCAACGTCATGTTTCCCCACGCCGATCACATCCGCGTCATCGCCCACCCCTTCCTGGTGCGCGTATTCGACATCAGCGGCTTCAGCGAGCTGGCGACCGTCCAGGGCCCCACTGCCCGCAATCCCGGTTGA
- a CDS encoding lipoprotein LpqH: MAKRIVLGIVAAAATVTIGLAGCSGDKSSTGASSSAPGPVGNKVVVDGQAQNVAGPISCTQVNGNTSIGFGDPSTGVGAVVSNADPPVVQAVGLGNLNGATLGYSAGAPDQGNVQATKSGNSYTIKGTATGADAANPDQAVSKPFEMDVTCP, from the coding sequence GTGGCAAAGCGGATCGTGCTTGGCATCGTGGCTGCGGCGGCCACCGTGACAATCGGCCTGGCCGGGTGTTCGGGCGACAAGTCCAGCACCGGCGCGAGTAGTAGCGCGCCGGGTCCCGTCGGAAACAAGGTCGTCGTCGACGGCCAGGCCCAAAACGTCGCCGGGCCGATCAGCTGCACCCAGGTGAACGGCAATACCAGCATCGGGTTCGGCGACCCGTCGACCGGTGTGGGCGCGGTGGTCAGCAACGCTGACCCGCCTGTCGTTCAGGCCGTCGGGCTGGGCAACCTGAACGGCGCCACGTTGGGCTACTCGGCCGGCGCGCCGGATCAGGGAAATGTCCAAGCCACCAAGAGTGGTAACTCGTACACGATCAAGGGCACCGCGACGGGCGCCGACGCGGCCAATCCAGACCAGGCCGTCAGTAAGCCGTTCGAGATGGACGTGACTTGCCCTTGA
- a CDS encoding MAP_0585 family protein, with amino-acid sequence MAGAAFAAALGISGVTIGAGLAGATPFKTDPACIHCGPFADDPHGPGGPGGPGGPGPGPGGPGGGGGQGGQGPGGPGGGGGRGGPGAGGGPGGPGAQGPGGPGGPNGGPGGPNGGPGGRGPGGPGGPSGPGAQGPGGPGGPNGGPGGRGPGGPGAQGPGGPGGPNGGPGGPNGGPGGRGPGGPNAGPGGPGGPGGPNGGPGGPGGPGGPGGRGPGPGGPGGPPPQPYVPRGYYDRGGPQWGGPRDAPHGFSAPGHGAPPPPLQRGFGWNGGPPPGAPPPNWDGPPPPGGWNGPPPPGGWNPRWDGPARDIGRAQRDFGRFNYNGYNAIPVFNPVFGGWGFWFFGIWIPLY; translated from the coding sequence ATGGCAGGCGCGGCCTTCGCGGCGGCCCTCGGCATATCCGGCGTGACGATCGGCGCAGGACTTGCCGGCGCCACACCATTCAAGACCGATCCGGCATGCATCCACTGCGGGCCGTTCGCTGACGATCCGCATGGTCCCGGCGGGCCCGGCGGTCCGGGTGGACCCGGACCCGGACCCGGGGGACCCGGTGGTGGCGGCGGGCAAGGCGGGCAAGGTCCCGGTGGACCCGGTGGCGGCGGCGGCCGCGGTGGGCCCGGCGCTGGTGGCGGCCCTGGCGGTCCCGGCGCGCAGGGCCCCGGCGGTCCTGGTGGACCCAATGGTGGTCCTGGTGGACCCAATGGTGGTCCGGGTGGGCGCGGTCCGGGTGGCCCCGGGGGTCCCAGTGGTCCCGGTGCGCAAGGCCCGGGCGGTCCTGGTGGACCCAACGGCGGTCCTGGTGGGCGCGGACCTGGCGGTCCCGGTGCGCAAGGCCCGGGCGGTCCTGGTGGACCCAATGGTGGTCCTGGTGGACCCAATGGTGGTCCGGGTGGGCGCGGTCCGGGTGGCCCCAACGCTGGTCCTGGTGGTCCTGGTGGTCCGGGCGGACCCAACGGTGGTCCTGGAGGACCCGGTGGGCCGGGCGGCCCCGGTGGACGCGGACCGGGACCGGGTGGCCCCGGCGGACCGCCGCCCCAGCCGTACGTACCTCGCGGCTACTACGACCGAGGAGGCCCGCAGTGGGGCGGCCCGCGGGACGCACCGCACGGATTCAGCGCGCCCGGTCACGGTGCACCGCCGCCACCGCTGCAGCGCGGCTTCGGTTGGAACGGCGGACCTCCGCCCGGGGCACCGCCACCTAATTGGGACGGCCCGCCGCCTCCCGGTGGTTGGAACGGACCGCCGCCGCCTGGGGGCTGGAACCCTCGCTGGGACGGCCCGGCGCGCGACATAGGCCGGGCGCAGCGCGATTTCGGAAGGTTCAACTACAACGGGTACAACGCCATACCGGTCTTCAACCCGGTCTTTGGCGGCTGGGGATTCTGGTTCTTCGGCATCTGGATCCCGCTGTACTGA
- a CDS encoding acyl-CoA dehydrogenase family protein translates to MRDLVRAEAAESERLRTLSPAIIDEMWVRDLMPAFNPKAAGGVEPSFPEMIDTWIEMAWQDGSFGWIGIANLPSTFAAATYLPDDGFAEIFTGNDNRVTIGGQYFPNGQGVTVDGGFRLSGAWNFGSGTGHSAYIGAGFFPMDDGEMRWVSEGVPDMRVAFVPRDEVVFADGWHVQGLKGTGSYDYSITDVFVPECRTIPLFVREPVRGSSPASRMGLMAVTAAGHASFALGVAKSMLDDVEELAATKVRMSDMAALASRQTFQKGLAHHVAAWRAARLLVLDAFTAAESAVDAGDDLTPRLRADMRVAAVYATDTARAAAEWAHLAAGTTAIREGTRLKRAFRDIYTGTQHAFISEKVAMDVAQIWLGLIDDQFGL, encoded by the coding sequence ATGCGCGATCTGGTCCGTGCCGAGGCTGCCGAATCCGAGCGACTGCGGACGCTGTCCCCGGCCATCATCGACGAGATGTGGGTCCGCGATCTGATGCCGGCGTTCAATCCGAAGGCGGCCGGAGGTGTCGAGCCGTCGTTTCCGGAGATGATCGATACCTGGATCGAAATGGCTTGGCAGGATGGGTCTTTCGGTTGGATAGGAATCGCCAACCTGCCATCGACCTTCGCCGCCGCGACCTATCTGCCCGACGACGGCTTCGCCGAGATTTTCACCGGCAACGACAATCGGGTCACTATCGGCGGACAGTATTTTCCGAACGGGCAGGGCGTCACCGTCGACGGCGGTTTCCGGCTGAGCGGTGCATGGAACTTCGGGTCCGGCACCGGTCATTCGGCGTACATCGGTGCGGGCTTCTTCCCGATGGACGACGGTGAAATGCGCTGGGTCAGCGAAGGCGTTCCGGACATGCGGGTGGCGTTCGTGCCGCGCGACGAGGTCGTCTTCGCCGATGGTTGGCATGTCCAGGGACTCAAGGGAACTGGCTCGTATGACTACTCCATCACCGATGTCTTCGTGCCTGAGTGCCGAACCATTCCACTGTTCGTCCGCGAGCCCGTGCGGGGAAGTTCGCCTGCGAGCCGGATGGGACTGATGGCTGTCACGGCTGCCGGTCACGCCTCCTTCGCGCTGGGCGTCGCCAAGAGCATGCTCGACGATGTCGAGGAGCTGGCCGCGACCAAGGTACGGATGAGCGACATGGCGGCGCTGGCCAGTCGGCAGACCTTCCAGAAGGGGCTGGCCCACCACGTGGCCGCTTGGCGGGCGGCCCGCCTGCTGGTGCTCGACGCCTTCACCGCCGCCGAGTCCGCCGTCGATGCCGGCGATGACCTGACGCCCCGGCTGCGGGCCGATATGCGGGTGGCTGCGGTCTACGCCACGGACACGGCCCGCGCGGCCGCGGAGTGGGCGCACCTGGCGGCCGGCACCACCGCGATTCGCGAAGGTACCCGCCTCAAGCGGGCGTTCCGTGACATCTACACCGGCACGCAGCATGCGTTCATCAGCGAGAAGGTGGCGATGGACGTCGCGCAGATCTGGCTGGGTCTCATCGACGATCAGTTCGGACTCTGA
- a CDS encoding SDR family NAD(P)-dependent oxidoreductase: MVNIDRARSRTFLVTGVASGIGLATAERLLAEGGTVVGADVVDPPHLGSEFRFVTADVTDEAAIEAVLAAVPDRLDGVVHAAGVAGGGPVHLLERTEWERVIAINLTGTFLVAKAALTRMIDQPRVDGERGSLVTLASVEGIEGTAGGSVYNATKGGVVLLTKNIALDYGPSGIRANALCPGFIETPLTESVFGLPGMEGPRSSITEEHALQRMGHAEEVAAMAAFLVSPDASFVSGQAIAVDGGYTAGRDHGVVRLFGLPT; the protein is encoded by the coding sequence ATGGTGAACATCGACCGTGCTCGATCCCGGACGTTCCTCGTGACGGGTGTCGCGTCGGGTATCGGCCTGGCCACGGCCGAGCGCCTGCTCGCCGAAGGCGGCACCGTCGTCGGCGCCGATGTGGTCGACCCGCCCCACCTGGGATCCGAATTTCGTTTCGTGACAGCCGATGTCACGGACGAAGCCGCGATCGAGGCGGTGCTGGCCGCCGTCCCGGATCGGCTCGACGGCGTCGTCCACGCCGCGGGCGTGGCGGGCGGGGGACCGGTTCACCTGCTCGAACGCACCGAGTGGGAGCGGGTGATCGCGATCAACCTGACGGGCACCTTTCTCGTCGCCAAGGCGGCCCTCACCCGGATGATCGACCAACCTCGCGTCGACGGCGAGCGAGGGTCGCTCGTGACGCTCGCCAGCGTCGAAGGAATCGAGGGGACCGCGGGAGGCAGCGTGTACAACGCCACGAAAGGCGGAGTCGTGTTGCTGACCAAGAACATCGCACTCGACTACGGGCCCAGCGGGATCCGGGCGAACGCGCTCTGCCCTGGATTCATCGAAACACCCTTGACCGAAAGTGTTTTCGGCTTGCCCGGGATGGAAGGGCCGCGCTCATCGATCACCGAGGAGCACGCGCTGCAGCGGATGGGCCACGCGGAGGAAGTCGCGGCGATGGCCGCTTTCCTGGTGTCGCCCGACGCGTCATTCGTCAGCGGTCAGGCGATCGCCGTCGACGGTGGGTACACCGCGGGCCGTGACCATGGCGTGGTTCGACTATTCGGTCTGCCGACCTGA
- a CDS encoding anti-sigma factor antagonist (This anti-anti-sigma factor, or anti-sigma factor antagonist, belongs to a family that includes characterized members SpoIIAA, RsbV, RsfA, and RsfB.): MSTFLMADPSFHPLMLSSRLISSLAQARSTLRATTERYGSAVIVNAGGELDASNDATWRRLLSEASAAAGPPGPLVIDTSGLDFMGCCAYAALAEEAERSRERGVEMRLVSNQPVVARIVRACGLGDLLPVDASVDAALSAAMDID; this comes from the coding sequence ATGAGCACTTTTCTGATGGCCGACCCATCTTTTCATCCTTTGATGCTGAGTAGCCGGCTGATTTCCTCGTTGGCTCAAGCCCGCAGCACGCTGCGAGCGACGACCGAGCGCTACGGCTCCGCTGTGATCGTCAACGCCGGAGGGGAGCTGGATGCGTCCAACGACGCGACCTGGCGCCGCCTGCTGAGCGAGGCTTCCGCGGCCGCGGGTCCGCCGGGGCCGCTCGTGATCGACACCAGCGGGCTGGACTTCATGGGCTGTTGCGCCTACGCCGCCCTGGCTGAAGAGGCGGAGCGCTCGCGGGAACGCGGCGTCGAGATGCGCTTGGTGAGCAACCAGCCGGTCGTGGCTCGGATCGTGCGCGCTTGCGGACTGGGCGATCTGTTGCCGGTGGACGCCAGCGTGGACGCCGCGTTGTCGGCCGCCATGGACATCGACTGA